One part of the Parambassis ranga chromosome 8, fParRan2.1, whole genome shotgun sequence genome encodes these proteins:
- the LOC114440055 gene encoding gastrula zinc finger protein XlCGF57.1 translates to MTDLETECLSLGLPPECGSPPPPLDSSLQVDCGPGHGGSAPAPTLALLSSDCPTPTLSSLAAEIAEPLVMLPCVKSEPEDSDLEPIRTVDLSEIQPLSTAELGHDQIKMEISGLDYIKSEHHGHHCNHHPFHHSDVTELDYKSHYEPSSVFDYISQVTDTLEYIKSDHHVDLQCYYTTELTALKSEYLETNTMSTHLQHNGLESIHMAELRTELNKLRPDALLMDSMGKLDSEFGGGTLYELQTTEEGKTSVDATSAGRGGSLVVTTKTQSPTVRKPRNMQGEKPFSCTQCGKNFSTLGNLKTHQRIHTGERPYTCSQCGKSFGQAGNLKRHQLIHTGQKPYVCAHCPKGFTKADDLRSHQRLHTGERPFICVTCGKSFGQSKELKAHQLSHTGERPYCCQHCGKSFTKETSYRNHIQIHTGEKPFTCSQCGKTFSNSGVLKTHEKIHTGERPFGCTQCGKSFGRLGHLKAHQQIHTGERPYACPQCGKTFSQSGHLKAHEQIHKRERADTASTSSEGSSSSTMGNDSS, encoded by the exons ATGACAGACTTAGAGACTGAGTGTCTGAGTCTTGGCTTGCCCCCTGAATGTGGCTCCCCTCCCCCGCCACTGGACTCCTCCCTCCAGGTGGACTGTGGTCCAGGGCATGGTGGCTCGGCTCCAGCACCCACTCTGGCCCTCCTCTCCTCCGACTGCCCCACACCTACACTGAGCTCACTAGCAGCAGAGATTGCTGAACCGCTGGTGATGCTGCCATGCGTAAAGAGTGAGCCGGAGGACAGTGACCTGGAGCCCATCAGGACCGTTGACCTGTCAGAGATCCAACCACTGTCAACTGCCGAGCTCGGCCACGACCAGATCAAGATGGAGATCAGTGGCCTGGACTACATCAAATCCGAGCATCATGGTCACCACTGCAACCATCACCCGTTTCaccacagtgatgtcacagagctgGACTACAAGTCGCACTATGAGCCCAGTTCTGTGTTTGACTACATATCCCAG GTCACAGACACTCTGGAGTACATAAAGTCCGACCACCATGTTGACTTGCAGTGTTACTACACCACAGAGCTGACCGCTCTGAAGTCCGAGTACCTTGAGACCAACACCATGTCCACCCACCTGCAGCACAATGGCCTTGAGTCCATCCACATGGCTGAGCTCCGTACTGAGCTCAACAAACTCCGACCTGATGCCCTGCTGATGGACAGCATGGGAAAACTAGACTCTGAGTTCGGAGGGGGAACACTGTATGAACTGCAGACCACTGAAGAGGGGAAAACCTCTGTAGATGCAAcatcagcaggaagaggagggagttTGGTTGTCACAACCAAAACCCAGAGCCCAACAGTGAGGAAACCTCGTAACATGCAGGGGGAAAAACCATTCTCCTGCACTCAGTGCGGAAAAAACTTCAGCACACTGGGAAACCTAAAAACCCATCAACGCATCCACACTGGGGAGCGACCCTACACTTGCTCACAGTGTGGCAAGAGCTTTGGTCAGGCTGGGAATCTGAAGCGCCATCAGCTGATCCACACAGGCCAAAAGCCCTATGTATGTGCTCACTGCCCCAAAGGCTTTACCAAGGCTGACGACCTGCGCTCACACCAGCGCCTGCACACTGGAGAGCGCCCATTCATCTGCGTGACCTGTGGGAAGAGCTTTGGCCAGTCCAAGGAGCTGAAGGCCCATCAGCTAAGCCACACAGGTGAGCGGCCATACTGCTGCCAGCACTGCGGCAAGAGCTTCACCAAGGAGACGAGCTACCGCAACCACATCCAGATCCACACTGGTGAGAAACCCTTCACCTGCTCACAGTGTGGAAAGACTTTCAGCAATTCTGGTGTTTTAAAAACCCATGAGAAgatccacacaggtgagaggccATTCGGCTGCACACAGTGTGGTAAGAGTTTTGGCCGCCTTGGCCACCTAAAGGCTCACCAACAGATCCACACAGGTGAGCGGCCATACGCCTGTCCCCAGTGCGGGAAGACATTCAGCCAGTCGGGCCACCTCAAAGCACATGAGCAGATCCACAAACGAGAGCGAGCCGACACAGCGAGCACCAGCAGCGAGGGTAGCAGCAGCAGTACTATGGGCAACGATAGTAGCTAA